The window GAGGCGCGCATCGCGTTCGAGGCCGGTGCCGACCTCGTGAGCGTGCTCGGCACCGCGGACGACTCGACGATCGCGGGCGCCGTGCAGGTCGCGAACGAGCTCGGCAAGGGCGTCGTCGTCGACCTCATCGGCGTCGCCGACAAGGCGGCGCGGGCCCGCGAGGCCCACGCACTCGGCGTGGCCTTCGTCGAGTTCCACGCCGGACTCGACGAGCAGGCGCAGCCCGGCTTCAGCCTCGACACGCTCCTCCGGGCGGGCGCGGCGGCGGGTGTCCCGTTCTCCGTCGCGGGTGGCGTGAACGTCACGACGATCGACGCGGTCCGGGCAGCCGGCGCGGAGGTCGCCGTCGTCGGCGCCGCGATCTACGGCGCCGACGACCCCGCGGCCGCCGCCGCCGCACTGCGCGAGGCCGCCGTCGTCGCCTGAGTCACGGCAGCCCGGGGCGCCGCTCCGCCTCCCAGGGGCGGAGCGGCGCCCGTCGCGGCGAGGGGTACTCCCGCGAGGCGGGGTGCCACGAACGGGGCACTCCGAGGAAAGTGGGGTCCGACGTAACGGTCGACCTCGATCGCGTCCGAGCCCGCCGCTCAGTCGGCCCCGCCGACGTCTTGGACCCTGCCGATCTCTCGGACCCCGCCGACGTGCTGGATCCTGCCGCCCTCGGTCCCCGCCGCCCGCTCAGAGTTCGCCGACCGCTCGGTCCCTGCCGCGGTCGTCCGCTCCGACCCCGCGCCACCGCCGAGCGAGCGGCCAACCGTGCACCGCCCCGTAGGCACACGCGACGGTCGTCCCCGCCCCGAGCACGAGCGCGAGCCAGGCCGGGATCCCGCGCCGCTCACCGCCGACGGTCGTGTCGAGCGCGAGGCGTCCCTCGAGGACGGGCGCCGCGAGCCACACCGTGAGCGCGGCTGCCAGCAGGAATGCGCCCACGAGCATGCACCACACCGTCCACGTGCCCCGCGCGCGGAGTGCGAGCGCCTCCGCACTCGCCTTCGCCGTCCCCGTCGCGATGTCCTCGGGCAGGTCCCGCCGGGGGAACATGAGTTTCAGGAACGCGACCGTGAGCGCGGCCCATCCCCCGACGAGCGGTACCGCGAGGAGCACGTGCATCGGCTCCCGGCGCCCGCCGAGCTCGACCTCCCCCACGACGACGAACACGACGCCGGCGCCGAACAGGACGACGAACACGAGCGCGAGCCCGATCCAGCGCAGCCACGCCGAAGCGCGTGCCCGTCGCGATGCGTTCAGCCCCGGATCGGACATCAGATCACGCCACCGCGCGCCGTGCGAGCCGTGCGGCGTTCGAGCCAGGCCGAGGCACCGAGCAGCACGATGCCGAGGATCGCGAGTCCGAACGCGACGAGCGCGGGAGCCCGGTACCCGTACCCGGCGGCGATGACGAGGCCGCCGAGCCACGCGCCGAGCGCGTTCGCCGTGTTGAGCGACGCGTGGTTCATCGCGGCCCCGAGCGTGACGGCCTCGCCCGCGACATCCATGAGCCTGATCTGGAGGTTCGTGACGAGCACCGAGCCGGTCATCGTGATGCAGAAGAGCACCGGCAGCGACCACCAGCCCGCGGGCGCGGCGAGCCAGAACGCGAGCATGAGCAGCGCGGACGCGATGGATGCCCCCACGAGCGTCCGCATGACCGAGACGCCCGCGAGCTCGCCCCCGATCCACGTGCCCGCGACCATGCCGAGGCCGAACGCGGGCAGGAAGAGGGGGACGACGGTCTGCGGCAGGCCGCCCACGTCGGTGACCGTCGTCGCGATATAGGAGTAGACGGCGAACAGGCCGCCGAAGCCGAAGGCACCGGCCGCGAGCGTGAGCCACACCTGCGGCCGGGCGAAGAACGACCGCACCTCGCCCGCGCCGCTCGGCCCGTCGCTGCCCGGCGTCCTCGGCACGAACAGCGCGATGCCGGCGATCGCGACGGCCCCGACGACGACGCACGCGAGATAGGCCTCGCGCCAGCCGAGCGTCTGGCCGATCCACGTCGTCGCGGGCACGCCCACGACGTTCGCGATCGAGAGCCC is drawn from Pseudoclavibacter chungangensis and contains these coding sequences:
- the hxlA gene encoding 3-hexulose-6-phosphate synthase, which gives rise to MTKLQVAIDLLDTDAALRLAELVAPSVDIIELGTPLIKHEGIQVVRAVKDEFPDKIVFADLKTADAGALEARIAFEAGADLVSVLGTADDSTIAGAVQVANELGKGVVVDLIGVADKAARAREAHALGVAFVEFHAGLDEQAQPGFSLDTLLRAGAAAGVPFSVAGGVNVTTIDAVRAAGAEVAVVGAAIYGADDPAAAAAALREAAVVA
- a CDS encoding MFS transporter, whose translation is MSDSPQPSEPKRPSEPERPSEPEQPPSAPAEHAPAVGPRRAWLAITALAVGGFTIGTTEFVTMGVLPQIAEGLGVTEPQAAYGISAYALGVVVGVPVLSILGTRLPRKGLLIALMTGYAAFNALSAAAASLGMFVLARFLDGVPHGAFFGVASLVAAGLVSRALRGRAVAAVLMGLSIANVVGVPATTWIGQTLGWREAYLACVVVGAVAIAGIALFVPRTPGSDGPSGAGEVRSFFARPQVWLTLAAGAFGFGGLFAVYSYIATTVTDVGGLPQTVVPLFLPAFGLGMVAGTWIGGELAGVSVMRTLVGASIASALLMLAFWLAAPAGWWSLPVLFCITMTGSVLVTNLQIRLMDVAGEAVTLGAAMNHASLNTANALGAWLGGLVIAAGYGYRAPALVAFGLAILGIVLLGASAWLERRTARTARGGVI